The Sinomicrobium kalidii region GTACGGTGTTGTACATCGGTAATCACCCCTGCCAGGGACAATTCCCTGTTGGTATAATTTTCCAGTTCGTTAAGCAGGCCGATGCTGCCATTACAGAAATATTGCATTTCGGTCTTAAAATCGTCCAGCGGATGCCCGGAGATATAGATGCCCACCACTTCTTTTTCCCTGCGGAGTTTTTCCATGGTACCCCACTCCTCACACGGGGGCACCACCGGCTCGGGTATCTGCACCTCACTGGCTTCCCCGAAGAGGCTCACCTGTGAAGAATTCTTGTTTTCCTGGTATTTGGCGGCATACCGCATCACCTTTTCAAGGAACACAATACCATCGCCCTCATCGTGAAAATACTGGGCCCGGTGGGTTTCCGTAAAAGAATCGAACCCTCCTGCAAGGGCAAGGTTTTCAAAGGCCTTTTTATTGGCCGTGCGAAGATCTATCCGTTTGGCCAGATCGAACACCGATTTGTATGCTCCGGACTCCCTGTGCTCCACAATGGTCTCTACGGCACCTCTTCCCACGCCTTTTATGGCCCCCATACCAAAACGTATGGCATTGTTGTTGTTCACGGTAAACTTATAAAAAGACTCGTTAACGTCCGGTCCGAGTACATCAAGCCCCATACGTTTACATTCTTCCAGAAAAAAGGAAACCGATTTTATATCGTTCATGTTGTTGGACAACACTGCCGCCATATATTCCGCAGGATAGTTGGCCTTCAGATAGGCGGTCTGGTACCCGATCCACGCATAACAGGTAGAGTGACTTTTGTTGAAGGCATAACTTGCAAAAGCCTCCCAGTCCTTCCAGATTTTTTCCAGGGTTTCCCTGCTATGGCCGTTTTTCTCCCCGCCGTCCAGGAACTTTGGTTTTAATTGTGCCAGCAGGGCAAATATCTTTTTCCCCATGGCTTTCCGCAACACATCGGCTTCACCTTTACTGAACCCGGCCAGTTTCTGGGAAAGCAGCATCACCTGCTCCTGGTATACGGTAATCCCGTAGGTTTCCTGGAGGTATTCTTCCATCGCAGGCAGATCGTAAGTGATCTCTTCCTTGCCGTGCTTCCGGTTGATAAAACTGGGGATATATTCAAGAGGCCCCGGACGGTACAGTGCATTCATGGCAATGAGGTCGGCAAAGACCGTCGGCTTCAGCTCTTTCATGTACTTCTGCATCCCGGGGGATTCGTACTGGAATATCCCTACCGTTTCCCCGCGCTGAAAGAGCTCATAGGTCTTCTCATCGTCGAGCGGGAATTCATCGGGGTTCAGGTCTATCCCGTGCTTGTACTTGACCAGTTTTACGGTATCCTTGATAAGGGTCAGCGTCTTGAGCCCCAGAAAGTCCATTTTCAGCAACCCGGCATTTTCCACCACCGAGTTGTCGAACTGGGTCACGTAAAGATCGGAATCCTTGGCTATGGACACGGGCACGAAGTTGGTAATATCATCCGGGGTGATAATTACCCCGCAAGCGTGAATTCCCGTATTCCGCAAAGACCCCTCCAGCACCCGGGCCTGCCTGATGGTCTCGGCTTCCAGGTCTGTTCCTTCTGCCAGGTTTTTCAGTTCGTTGACCTTTAAAAGCTCATCGGAACGAAGGCTACCTTTCAGCTTGTTATCGTCGAGTGAAAATATCTTGGCCAGCTTCATGTTGGGGATAAGCTTGGCTATACGGTCGGCATCGCCCAGGGGCAGGTCCAGTACACGGGCGGTATCCCGGATAGAGGACTTCGCCGCCATGGTACCGTAAGTAATGATCTGCGCCACCTGGTTGGCCCCGTACTTATCGATCACGTAATCCATTACCTTGCTCCGGCCTTCGTCGTCAAAGTCGATATCGATATCGGGCATGGACACCCGGTCCGGATTGAGGAAACGCTCAAAAAGGAGGTCGTACGCTATGGGATCGAGATTCGTAATCCCAAGGCAATAGGCCACGGCCGATCCTGCTGCCGATCCGCGACCGGGCCCTACGGAAACCCCCATCTCCCTTGCGGCGGCGATAAAATCCTGCACAATCAGGAAGTAACCCGGGTACCCGGTACGCTCAATAACACTCAACTCAAAATCGAGGCGCTCCCGGATCTCATCGGTGATTTCCGGATATCTCCCCCTGGCCCCTTCATAGGTGAGGTGCCGCAAATACGCATTCTCGCCCCGTTTTCCGCCGTCACGCTGATCTTCTTCGTCCCGGAATTCTTCCGGTATGGTAAACTTGGGAAGAAGAACATCCCTCGCCAGTTCATAGGGCTCTATTTTATCCACCACTTCCTGGATATTGGAAATGGCTTCGGGCAAGTCGGCAAAAAGTGACTTCATCTCCTCGGCCGACTTGAAGTAATATTCCTGGTTCGGCAGGCCGTAACGATAGCCGCGCCCCCTTCCGATGGGAGTGGCCTGTTTTTCGCCGTCTTTTACACAAAGGAGAATATCGTGGGCATTGGCATCTTCCTTGGTGATATAAAAGGTGTTATTGGTGGCCACCATCTTCACATCGTGCTTCCTGGCAAACTGCACCAGCACATTGTTGACCCTGTCCTCGTCTTCCTGTCCGTGCCGCATCAGTTCGATATAGAGATCGTCGCCGAACTGTTCTTTCCACCACAACAGGGCTTCTTCCGCCTGGTTTTCACCGACATTGAGTATTTTTCCCGGGACTTCACCATACAGGTTCCCGGTAAGGACAATAACGTCTTCCTTATATTTCTGAACCGTTTCCCGGTCTATGCGCGGCACATAATAAAACCCTTCGGTATAGGCTACGGAAGACATTTTGGCCAGGTTGTGATATCCGTTCTTGTTCTTCGCCAGCATCACAATCTGGTACCCGTTGTCCTTGCGGCTCTTGTTCAGGCGATCTTCACAAACATAAAACTCGCATCCCACAATAGGTTTGATCTCGATCTCGGAAGGCGCTTCCCCTTTTTCCAAGGCTTCTTCGTTTTTTGCCTTTGCCGCCTTGTTGTGGTTCCCGATTTCCCTGACAAAGTGAAAAGCTCCCATCATGTTAGCGTGGTCGGTAAGCGCCACTGCCGGCATTTTTTCTCTTACTGCGGCAGCCACCAGGTCGGGGAAACTCGATGTGGCCTGCAACACAGAAAACTGTGTGTGATTGTGCAGATGGACAAAATCCATCTTTTTGAGCTCCTGTTTGTTCTCTTCCAGTTCCTGCCTGGATATGTCTTCGCCCTGCGCTTTCTCTATCCTTTTGCGTATGGCATCCGAAGCGGCTTTCAGGTTAATATGCTCCAGGCCTATAAGCGGTATTTCCTTCGGATTGTGCTCCCTGAATTTCTCAAAATACCCGGGAAGGACATCCAGCTCTTCTTCCGTAAAGCCTTCACCAATACGTATCAACTCAAAGAAACACCGGGTTGTAGCCTCCACATCGGCCGTGGCATTGTGGGCCTCGGCAAAAGGTTCACCGAATAATTTTTCGTGCAATTCGGTAAGGGTAGGCAGCTTGAACTTTCCTCCCCGACCTCCGGGTAACCGGCAGAATTCTGCCGTTGTTTCCGTACAGGTATCCAGTACCGGCAGGGAAGTGAGCGGCGATTCCATCCCTTCCCGGTAAAATTCACACCCCATGATATTCACGTCAAACCCGACATTCTGCCCCACAATAAATTTGGTTTTGCCCAGGGCGACATTGAATTTCTCCAGCATTTCCCTCAGCGCTACACCTTCTTCTGCTGCCAGTTCGGTAGAAATACCGTGTACCCGTTCCGCGTCAAAAGGAATATTGAAACCTTCCGGTTTTACCAGGCAGTCTCCCTGCTCTACAAGTTCTCCCATCTCATCGTGCAACTGCCATGCGATCTGCACACAGCGGGGCCAGTTATCGGTATCGCTCAGCGGTGCATCCCAGCGTTTCGGCAATCCGGTGGTCTCGGTATCGAAAATAAGGTACATGAGGGTTTAATGTTTAAGGTTCAAAGCTCAAGGTTCAACTTCAAAGTTCAACCCTTCGATTACGCTCAGGGTGACAGGTTCAAAATTTCAGGTAACTAACCCGGTTCCCGAGCGAAGTCGAGAGACGGGATAAAATTACGGATAATTTACCATCGGGGAAAGGTCCTCCCAGAGTAGTTATTAACGGAAAAATTCACGCTGTCACACAAAATATCAGGAGGTATGTTTTCCTTTTTCGTAATCGCACAACTGTTTATAGATCACTTCGCGTACCCGGGCTTTCACTTGTCCCCGGTCTGCAACAGTCAACCCGTTCGTTTCTATAAAGGGGTGGATCTTTGCCCTCATAATTCCGGGACTCCCCTTAAAAAAGACGTAGGGGAACCGCTTTTTGTTGTCTGCAAAAGTCATGGGCACCAGGGGTATCTGACAGGCAATGGCCAGCCGGAAAGCCCCGTCCTTGAATTCATCCAGGAACACGTCATCCTCCGGCACCCCGCCTTCGGGAAATATGCAAATACTGAGCCCCTCTTCCAGGCGCTTTTTCGCCCCCTCGTATACTTCGGTACGGCTTTTAATGCTGTTCCGGTCTACCGTGATGCACACCCGTTTATAAAAAAACCCGAAGATGGGGATTTTTGCAAGTTCCTTTTTCCCCACAAAGACAAAAGGGTTTCGGGACGCCCTGAGCATAAGCATAATATCCGTCATACTGGTATGATTGGCTACCAATACATAGCTTTTTCCTTTTTCTATTTTCTGTTCCCTTCGGATTCTCGGATAAAATCCCATGCCATACAGAATGACATTGGCCCAGATATTCCGCGCCAGCCAGAAGAACTGATGGTAATACCTGTCGGACGAAGTGAGTATCAAAAACGCAGGGGACAGCGGA contains the following coding sequences:
- the dnaE gene encoding DNA polymerase III subunit alpha: MYLIFDTETTGLPKRWDAPLSDTDNWPRCVQIAWQLHDEMGELVEQGDCLVKPEGFNIPFDAERVHGISTELAAEEGVALREMLEKFNVALGKTKFIVGQNVGFDVNIMGCEFYREGMESPLTSLPVLDTCTETTAEFCRLPGGRGGKFKLPTLTELHEKLFGEPFAEAHNATADVEATTRCFFELIRIGEGFTEEELDVLPGYFEKFREHNPKEIPLIGLEHINLKAASDAIRKRIEKAQGEDISRQELEENKQELKKMDFVHLHNHTQFSVLQATSSFPDLVAAAVREKMPAVALTDHANMMGAFHFVREIGNHNKAAKAKNEEALEKGEAPSEIEIKPIVGCEFYVCEDRLNKSRKDNGYQIVMLAKNKNGYHNLAKMSSVAYTEGFYYVPRIDRETVQKYKEDVIVLTGNLYGEVPGKILNVGENQAEEALLWWKEQFGDDLYIELMRHGQEDEDRVNNVLVQFARKHDVKMVATNNTFYITKEDANAHDILLCVKDGEKQATPIGRGRGYRYGLPNQEYYFKSAEEMKSLFADLPEAISNIQEVVDKIEPYELARDVLLPKFTIPEEFRDEEDQRDGGKRGENAYLRHLTYEGARGRYPEITDEIRERLDFELSVIERTGYPGYFLIVQDFIAAAREMGVSVGPGRGSAAGSAVAYCLGITNLDPIAYDLLFERFLNPDRVSMPDIDIDFDDEGRSKVMDYVIDKYGANQVAQIITYGTMAAKSSIRDTARVLDLPLGDADRIAKLIPNMKLAKIFSLDDNKLKGSLRSDELLKVNELKNLAEGTDLEAETIRQARVLEGSLRNTGIHACGVIITPDDITNFVPVSIAKDSDLYVTQFDNSVVENAGLLKMDFLGLKTLTLIKDTVKLVKYKHGIDLNPDEFPLDDEKTYELFQRGETVGIFQYESPGMQKYMKELKPTVFADLIAMNALYRPGPLEYIPSFINRKHGKEEITYDLPAMEEYLQETYGITVYQEQVMLLSQKLAGFSKGEADVLRKAMGKKIFALLAQLKPKFLDGGEKNGHSRETLEKIWKDWEAFASYAFNKSHSTCYAWIGYQTAYLKANYPAEYMAAVLSNNMNDIKSVSFFLEECKRMGLDVLGPDVNESFYKFTVNNNNAIRFGMGAIKGVGRGAVETIVEHRESGAYKSVFDLAKRIDLRTANKKAFENLALAGGFDSFTETHRAQYFHDEGDGIVFLEKVMRYAAKYQENKNSSQVSLFGEASEVQIPEPVVPPCEEWGTMEKLRREKEVVGIYISGHPLDDFKTEMQYFCNGSIGLLNELENYTNRELSLAGVITDVQHRTSKNGKGWGIFMVEDYTDSYEFKIFGEEYLKFRHFLMVNSFIYMKVFVREGWVNRDTGQKGDPRLQYNNMQLLQDVMETYAKRLTIHLSIDDVGDDKIQVLKDIIKQHKGDHALSFTVYKLDEKLKLHMPSRKKKVKISNELLTELRERDIVYKLN
- a CDS encoding lysophospholipid acyltransferase family protein, translating into MMKLLKYPFLILWRIWFYVLMAGTIIPLSPAFLILTSSDRYYHQFFWLARNIWANVILYGMGFYPRIRREQKIEKGKSYVLVANHTSMTDIMLMLRASRNPFVFVGKKELAKIPIFGFFYKRVCITVDRNSIKSRTEVYEGAKKRLEEGLSICIFPEGGVPEDDVFLDEFKDGAFRLAIACQIPLVPMTFADNKKRFPYVFFKGSPGIMRAKIHPFIETNGLTVADRGQVKARVREVIYKQLCDYEKGKHTS